One Helianthus annuus cultivar XRQ/B chromosome 12, HanXRQr2.0-SUNRISE, whole genome shotgun sequence genomic region harbors:
- the LOC110892567 gene encoding uncharacterized protein LOC110892567, translating into MMKLEQKIENLKTMLKSADSPTLGSKQDEGKQLTEEEVLEKEAEYLKDTISKMGLNEDSSSRLQNLFKKEDALTWWKALIQSTGKVAMYNLSWPKFVELIRETYCPPHKVEKVESDFLKLTMKNLDCRAYVSDYNSLSRLVPYLITPKSKRIARFIGGLALEIKGMVKSSKPTTFRSAVDQALSLTKDKIRVRTAKAESDHKWKRDDAHSRDFKKGKTSSCYHQSKPNDAKPNEQPKSCGICKKMDHKSHECKDIKNATCYGCGEKGHIKIHCPK; encoded by the exons atgatgaagcttgaacagaaaaTTGAAAACCTCAAGACAATGCTAAAATCAGCAGACAGTCCTACACTTGGGTCAAAACAAGATGAAGGcaaacagctgactgaagaagaggtcttagaaaaggaagctgagtatcTCAAGGACACCATCTCAAAAATGGGTCTAAATGAAGACAGCTCATCAAggcttcaaaacctttttaagaag GAGGATGCTCTAACCTGGTGGAAGGCACTGATCCAATCCACAGGCAAGGTTGCAATGTACAACCTAAGTTGGCCTAAATTCGTGGAACTGATACGCGAGACATATTGCCCACCTCACAAGGTGGAGAAAGTTGAATCTGACTTTCTAAAACTGAcaatgaagaacctcgactgtcGAGCTTACGTATCTGATTACAACTCTCTTTCAAGACTCGTTCCTTATCTGATTACCCCTAAGTCTAAACGCATTGCGCGATTTATCGGAGGACTCGCGTTAGAAATCAAAGGGATGGTTAAATCCTCCAAACCTACAACATTCAGATCTGCTGTGGATCAAGCCTTATCTCTTACTAAAGATAAGATAAGAGTAAGAACGGCCAAAGCTGAAAGTGATCACAAATGGAAACGTGATGATGCACATAGTAGGGATTTTAAAAAGGGTAAGACTAGTTCGTGTTATCACCAGTCCAAGCCGAATGATGCAAAGCCGAATGAGCAACCCAAAAGTTGTGGCATCTGTAAGAAGATGGACCACAAATCCCATGAATGCAAGGATATAAAGAACGCCACATGCTATGGGTGTGGCGAAAAAGGGCATATAAAGATCCACTGCCCAAAGTGA